The nucleotide sequence AACTATTTTTGGTTATCTCATCAAGATGTTATACTTTTGCATTATTAGTTAGTATTTTTACAAATTCTTTTAATTGCAAGAAGACTTATTTGTTTGTTGAGAAATGATAAACAAGTTGCTAAAAAATTGGATATTCTTACTTTCCTTACTAGTTATTGTCTTAGCCTTTTTTCTTTCATATATTTTCCCAGATTTATGGATAAGGGAGGGGTTTAGTAATGGCTTTTTTAAAGGAGGTTTCTATTTCTGTGGTTTTTTTTCTGCTTTATGGTTGTTACAAAATCACTTGATTCTTTTTAGAAAAGAAGAATGTTTACGTTCACTTATAATATGTGTAGGAGCCGCAACCGTTTTTTTGTGGACATATAAGCATAAAATCACATTTCGTATGGATCTACTCTTACTTTTTTTATGTGGTTTTTATTCTTTAGTTTACCGAAAATGGATAATGCCTGATAGAGTGATGATTGTTTTCTTTTTGCTGATAATATTGCGGTTTTTAGGAATACTATGGGCAGAAGACAAAGCCTTTGCTTGGCAAGATGTTAATACAGATAAACTCTATTTTTTATTACTTGTTCTTATTACTTGCATTGGTTTTCGGATAAAAGAACAAGAGAGTATGAGTTTTATTACTCTATGTTTTAAGTTGTTTTTACTATTACTTACTTTGAATATAAGTGCTTATATTTTTATACAAAAAGCTATAAATCTTTATTTTTTTAGTTTTTTGGCTTTTAATAAAGGTTATATGAATTATTATGAGCTCTTATTAGGATGGTCTATTTTTAAGCATCCTAGTTTTATAGCTTGGATAATGCTTGTAATATGGGGATTAGGAGTTTTGGTGTGGAGGAAGAATAAAGAACTTATATCATTACCAGAAGTTATTTTGTATGGAGTTCTCTTGTTTTGTTTTGTTTTTATGCTACAAGCGAGAGTAGCTATAATAGGTTTCCCTTTATGTCTTTTGATATTAGGCTGGTTTTATATTTCTAAAGAATGGACTATTCGAAAGCGTATTATAACTGAAATAGGACTGTTTTCAATGGGCTTATTAGGTATTTATTGGTTAGTTACTCATACGACCTTTTTTGCTGATTCTGCGCGAGAGAAAATGCTTATAAAAGCAAAAGAAAGTATTAATCATCATTTTATAATAGGGGCAGGCACCTCCTATGAAAAACTTCTAGCAAACGAAACGATAGGATTAGTACACATTCACAATGATTTTTTAGCCACATTTATTGATTTAGGAATGGTTGGGT is from Capnocytophaga ochracea DSM 7271 and encodes:
- a CDS encoding O-antigen ligase family protein; this translates as MINKLLKNWIFLLSLLVIVLAFFLSYIFPDLWIREGFSNGFFKGGFYFCGFFSALWLLQNHLILFRKEECLRSLIICVGAATVFLWTYKHKITFRMDLLLLFLCGFYSLVYRKWIMPDRVMIVFFLLIILRFLGILWAEDKAFAWQDVNTDKLYFLLLVLITCIGFRIKEQESMSFITLCFKLFLLLLTLNISAYIFIQKAINLYFFSFLAFNKGYMNYYELLLGWSIFKHPSFIAWIMLVIWGLGVLVWRKNKELISLPEVILYGVLLFCFVFMLQARVAIIGFPLCLLILGWFYISKEWTIRKRIITEIGLFSMGLLGIYWLVTHTTFFADSAREKMLIKAKESINHHFIIGAGTSYEKLLANETIGLVHIHNDFLATFIDLGMVGFSLLLLWIFTIYQKGIYNRDNYIIYCLMTFLLFMNTDVVLNYQPGVLILLPFLIFVFFKQEKTLNLYYNKG